The Chitinophagales bacterium genome contains the following window.
GCATCGGGTATGGTGAGCACATGTTCCGGTCTGTAGCAGCGAAGTTTTGTCTGCGCAGGGGGGGTGATGTCCATGCACAATACGTGGAGCTGAAAATCAGGATTTACGGCAGCAAGGGAAGCCTCCAGCGCCTGTACTTTATACAGGTGACTGCCAGTGGTAATGGTGCAAAAATGATTCATGTCTTCAGCAGGTTTTCATAAACCGGAATCCACACTGAATGGCGGAAGTTATGGGTGAACAAACGCCAGCGCGAGGAAGGCACTTCCAGCAGACCATACTGCTGCATCAGTTTGCCCAGCACACCGCCATAGCGCACATCGTTTTTATCTATTTTCCTGCTGCGCCATTCTTCGTTCATCCAGTGAATGACAAAATAGTGGGCCGGCACCGGCACATCGCGGCTGATGAGTTTTTTCAGGTCGCTCCACTTGTCTTCATTGCTGATAGGATTGAAGATATATTCCTGGAGCTGATAATGGAATACATAGTGATTCAGGATTTCTATAGGCTTGTGCCAGTCGGTATTCTCTTCGGTTACTTCTTTTTTTGCCTGTTCGTAGCATGCCAGCATCAGGGCGCTGCCTTTCGGGCATTTCATCACATTGCCGACCATGGGCAATTCATGGTGCGGTCTGAAAAAGTAGGGTTCAGGGAAATTCAGCGGCTTGAGGCAGGTGACGTCCATGTCTACCCACCAGCCCCCGTGCTCATACAGCAGCTTGTATCTGAAGATGTCCGAGAATCCTCCGTAGCTGCCTTTGCCGTGTCCGTATTTGTTGGCTTTCCGGTAACTGAAAACTTCTGCAGCGGGTATGATTGAGGTGGCATCTGCTAATTGCAATCCGTGTGAGGGGAGCGGTGTGGCAATGCGGTCATATACCCACAGGCGAAAGGTATGTCCCTGCGCGATAAATGATAGAATGGTCAACAGCTCAATGCGGGACAAACGGTTGCCGATCCATAGGCCATTGATGATTTTATTGTCGTCCAGAAGCGGGAGAGGAGCGGGTCGGGGTGTGCGCCTTTGTACGGTTGGACGCACGCAGCTGTCTCCTTTTCATCCTGAATGGCATGTATATCGCTTTTATGTGGCTGGGCGGGTGTCGGGCTGTCTGACTTTTTCACGTACAGCCTTCTTGCCGTGGCATCATCCTGTTTCAGCACGTACCTGCGATAGTAGTAGATGCTGTAGTTTACCGTGAGGCTTGCCAGAGAGTAAATAAAATACAGAAAGCGCAGAATACCATGATGCCAAAGATTTACAAGAATACCGTAATACAGCACGCCAACTATTAGTCGGTGGTAGAGAAAATGAATGAAAAAGCGATAAATTATTATCCTTACCAATAGTTGATAATACACATATTTTATCATCAGCTGCATAACTATGCTGGCAAAGCTGCTGAACATCAGAAACTGAATGGGTAACAGCAGGCTAAACCAGCCTTGTTTAGCGGTCAGCAGCACCGTACTGAAAAACAACCACCAGCCTTCATAAAAATCGTTTACTCCGGTTTGGAGATTTTTTATCAGCGCCCTGCGAAAAAAATGAATGCCATAACGGTCGGTGGTAAACAATTTCAACATAATCACTACTGCTGCAGCAGCAATAAGCCAGTAAGCATGGAGACCGTGCAGCAGCAAAAGGATGAACAGGGGAATTTCAGCTGCCAGCAAACTATGATGCAAGGTGATGGCTGTTTTTATGCCAGCGAAGTTGGCAAAGTTGAATACGCCTGCCTTGTGGTCAGCCTTGCGGTCAGCGAGGTGATGGGAAATAATGTTACGCAGGCCCGCGGCAAGGGACCACAATACCAGCCATGGAATGAACGCTGCCAGGTGATTGACCGAAAAACTCAGCAGCACTATTAGCGAGGGAATGACGAAAGCATACAGAGCGTCACTGATTAGTCCGGCAACGGGTAATTGCTTCAGCCGCAAGGGAGGGGCAGCATAGGCGAAAAAAATACCTATTTCAGCTACCTGCAGCAGCAGATTGTAAGGATAGCCGGGAAGTATGGCTACAGTAGCCGTAGACAAGGCAAGCAACACAACCAGCAGCAGGATAAACTGTGCGGCAGAGAGCCTCTGGCCGGGGACAGCTTTTCCTGCCCGCAGATCATCTTCGTAATCAAAGTAGTTGTTGATCAGATAACCGGCAGAAGCCGTAACCATTACCCAGAACACCACAAGGGCAAGGCGGCTGAAAAATAAATCCGGCTGCGTACCGGCTGACAGACAAAGCCACGCGCTCAACGCCATATACATTGGGAGCTTGGAACTCCACCACTGCCGCACTCGCATCCACCGGCCTAAATGGTTTGATAAAAAATGCATATCCCTGTCACGCAAAGCTGATGATAAATGTTTGAAGGGTCAAGCGGGATGACAGCCTTGCGATGTTGTACATTCGTTCGGTCAAAAATACTGTAGTATTTTACTGTAATTTATGTCATCCAAACCACAAAGATGAAGCAAATCACCTCTCAGCTTTTCAGGCCCGTGGATATTACTTTTCTGATTGTGTTGAGGGTAGCTTTTGGCCTCATTATGATGTGGGAGGTTGAGCGGTATTTTGAAAAAGACTGGATCCGGGAACATTATATTGAGCCTGTTTTTCATTTTACCTATGAGGGCTTTCACTGGGTTAAGCCATGGCCCGGTGACGGCATGATACTACATTTTTATGTACTTGCATTTCTGGGGCTGCTCCTGGTTATTGGACTGTTTTACCGGGTTGCAGCCGTATTCATGTTTCTGGCTTTTACCTATGTATTTCTTCTGGAGGTAGCTTATTATCTCAATCATTTTTATCTGGTTGTGCTCATCAGTTTTCTGCTCATTTTTTTACCGGCCCACAAAGCATGGTCTGTGGATGCTTTGCTATGGAAAAAATGCAAAACGGATATGATTCCCGCCTGGCCGCTGTGGCTCCTGAGGTTTCAAATCGGACTGGTGTATGTCTATGGGGCTTTGGCCAAAATGAATTATGATTGGCTCATTCTGGCTCAGCCCATGCATAGCTGGCTGGGCGAGAAAACCGACTTTCCGATTATCGGGCGCTATTTCCATGCCCACTGGGTAGCCTACTTCATGTCCTGGAGCGGTATGCTCATTGACCTGTTTGCCCCGTTCCTCCTCTCGGTAAGAATAACCCGCCCGTTTATGTATGCCGTCATTCTTGCGTTTCATTTCATGAATGACCGGCTGTTTTTCATCGGCATCTTTCCATGGTTTATGGTTTTGTATTCCACCGTATTTTTCCCGGCAGACTGGCCAAAGCGCCTGGTGCATGAGTTGCGCTACGGAACGAAAGCAAGACATTTGTTGCTCATAGCAGGCGGTGTTTTGCTGGCTTTGGTGCATCTGTATTTTCACCGGTCGTTTGAGATAGTGCCTTTTTTGGTGGCATTTGCCGCAGGTATGATTCTGGCGTGGACGGTAGTGGAGGCTTTTCTTTACCGCCCTGCTCCTGCAGAGGTTGCTCATACGCCTGCTCCGGTGGTGCATCCCCTCCTGAAACCAGTGATTGTTCTGCTGCTTGCTGTGTGGGTTGTTTTTCAGTCTGCTTTCCCGCTGCGGCATTATTTTATTCCCGGAGATGCAAGCTGGACTGAGGAGGGCCACCGCTTTGCCTGGCGGATGATGCTGCGCATGAAATACGGACGCATAAAATTTTTTGCCTACGACCCGGAAACAGAAAGCAGCTTTGAACTCAATCAATACCTCACTCCCAGACAGGCCGATAAAATGTCCACCCGTCCGCATATGATCCACCAGTATGCGAAGTTTCTCAAAGAGGATTTGAAGAAACGCGATATAGAAGCTATGGGTATGAGAAAGGAACATATACACCGCTATCAGATAAGAGTGGAAGCTTTTTCTAATCTCAACTGCAGGGTATTTATGCGCCTCATTGATCCGCAGGCGGATTTATCCAAAGTGACCTATTCTGACTTTCGGCATAACTGGTGGGTCTTGTTGCAGGATGAAGCCTTAAGACAGTATAAGCCTGAGAAACATTGCGGGCTGAAGCAGGAGGAAAGTGAATAGCATCAGGTGGTGGCGTTGCTTCCCATTTTTACCGCTTTACATGATGATGGCCATAGACGAGGGCAGCAAGCCGGCCATTGGAGCCGTAGAGTTTCATCACAACCAGCAGTTCATCCCTGGTGGAGAGAGGTTGCTGCATTACCACGCGACAACGTCCTTCTGGAGCCTGTTGGGCTATCTGAATCAGATTAAAGGAAAGATTTTTCGCATGCGATAAATCAGATAATGCAGGCAGCATGAGCCGTATGCATTTCTGAAGAATAGCTTCGGCATTCCAGGGGGAAGGTCTGATGTATTGCATCAGAGGCTCCTTGGGGCTGTAAGAAAGCAATGGTGCTATATGAAAAACATTTTCCGTATCTACTCCGCGAAAGCCTACTTTCTCAAAAATCTTCTGCACTATGGTGTTTTCATTTCTTGCTCCAAATAAAAAGTGCTTAAGTCCGTGTTGCAGGCAATACAATTTTATAAAGCGGAGCATATCATAGAAATATCCGCTTTGCTGATATTTTTTACAAATACCCCCAATGTGTGACTCCAGATTGCCGCTGACCTTGTTGAGGGCAAAAAAACCCACATATTCCCCGATTTCCTTGTCACGAATGAATAAAATACAGTTGTTCGGGAAGTGCCTGAAATGATTGAACTTGCGGTAGAACTGAAACACGCATTCTATTTCTTTCTGCCTGGTAACGAGGCGTGTCAGCAGGGGTGAGCGGTAATAACCAATGGGATAGGCACCCCATGTATCCGTGAGCATGTGCTTCAACAGCCGGTCCTGGGTGCCGTCATAGGTTTCGTATTCCAGATGCTTGTGCAGATATTCTCCCGGAGGAGGCGAATCAATAAGCGTTTTGTATCTGCGTATGCTCCCCGAAAAGGCGTAGGGCAAACCCATACGACTTAGTTTCAGGGGAGCCATTTCATCAGTGGCAGACACCCGCAGCCGGCAAATGTCATATTCCTCCTGGAGAATTTGTTTGAATAATGTTTTCTCATCAAAGACGGTAGTGTTGCAGCGTCCGACTTTCATTTTCAGCACGCGGCTTTCTATTTCCGAGCATTCAAGTTGTGTTTCTGAGTGCATAGTGTAGCGAAAAATTCAGACAGAACTTCCGTCATTAAGTCCGGATGTTTTGTCAATTACCCGGTAGGGTTCGGTACGGGTCAGTTTTCCATATATTCCCCAAACAAAGATTAAAATTAGAATCAGCAAAATTGTTTGCATAGCTGCATGAAAAATCAGTGTACTCTTCCACGACAGAACGATAGTCAGCACCGAGAAGACCGCAATAAAAAAGAAAAACGCCAAGATGCTCTTGCCAGGAAAGGGATAATACTCCGGAGTGTAGCGCAGGAATATCCACAGCTTTTTCCGGAGCGGATGATTGGATGAACCATGATATCGCGGATTGAAAGGCACCGGGGCATAGCCTACCAGCCTCGCGTCAAGAGTTTGTTTGATAAAAGCTTCAAAATGCAGTTTCGGCTCAAACGTTTCTCCGTGGAAAACCACCGTTCGCCTGAATATTTTGAAACTATCTGTAGGGTATTTGTGCCACAGGAAATTCACCGCCTTCTGGCTGAGGCGCGCTAACCGCGGGTAGCGGCTTTTCAGATGATACTTATCGGGAGCCATCCCGAAAATCAAATAAAAAGGTTCCGATGTGATTTTCCGGTACAGAATTTCAATTCCCGAGGGATCATGCTCCAGGTCATCATCTATGGTTACTATGTATTGTCCGGTCGCATGTGCCATACCTGCCAGTGCGGCCATCCATTGTCCCGCATTTTTACCGAGCCTGATGCCATGCACCCGTGGATTTTGAGATGCCAGCTCCCGGATGGTTACCCAGGTGTTATCGGGGCTGCAGTCGTCCACGAAAATGATTTCATAGCTGAGCCCCACAAGCTTTTCCAATATATGCCGGAGGCGATTGAGCAACTCCGGCAACACCGGGGCACTTTTAAATGCCGGAACAATGACGGATAGGGTAGCGGGTTGCCTGCCGGTTGTCACGGTGAGCAAAGTATTTGTTTCTTTTCGCAAAGAAAGATACTGGTTTATGATTTTTCTGTGGTTGTAAATTCTGCAAGGTGATATTGCTTTCTCCGCTTTAATTTTAGTTAAGGTATGAAGTCAGCAATACACCAGTGGACAGAGGTATGGTCAGGTCGGGATGCTGTCAGGGAGCTGGCGAAGCTGTCTCCGCTGCGCAGTATGGCGGCCATAGCGCTGGAATGGGCGCTCTTGACCGGAGCCATTGCGCTGCATCGCCAGTTTCCGCATCCTGTTGTCTATGCATTTGCCTTTGTTCTTATAGGCACCCGCATGTATGCACTCTACAGCCTGATGCACGATGGCATGCATTATCTGCTGCTGAAAAACAAGTTTTTCAATGATCTTTGCACGCGCTTGTTTCTGGCGTGGCCTCTTTTCCTGTCATTGAGCCGCACGCGGGAGGCTCACCTTCGTCATCACCTACATCTTAAAACTGCCGATGATCCGGAAATGGCACATCTGCAATACGATGAATTTAAATTTCCGAAAACGCGCAGGCAATGGCTCGCTATCTGGATGATGGATCTGACAGGAATAAATTTCCTGCGCTATTTTATTGCTAAGAAGATACGTGCAGCACGCAAAGTCTTATCCGGCCGGAGTGTGCCGGGCATTATGCCCAAGCCCGTTAGCTATCATCAGGCGCTGAAGCTGGTGTATTACACAGTACTGGCCGCTGTGCTTATGTGGACGAATACGTTCATGGCTTTTGTCTTGTACTGGCTGCTCCCTTACATGACCCTTTATCAGTTGCTCAATCGTATCAGGCTGAGTACGGAGCATTTTCACATTGCTTCCGAAGAGGTCTATCAGACCCGAACGGTGAAAAGCGGCTGGATTGAAAGAGCACTGATTTTCCCCCATAACATAAATTATCATGCTGAGCATCATCTTTTCCCTTATGTGCCTTTTTATCGGTTGCCGGCATTGCACCGTCTGTTGCAACAGC
Protein-coding sequences here:
- the dmt gene encoding dolichol-phosphate mannosyltransferase, translating into MLTVTTGRQPATLSVIVPAFKSAPVLPELLNRLRHILEKLVGLSYEIIFVDDCSPDNTWVTIRELASQNPRVHGIRLGKNAGQWMAALAGMAHATGQYIVTIDDDLEHDPSGIEILYRKITSEPFYLIFGMAPDKYHLKSRYPRLARLSQKAVNFLWHKYPTDSFKIFRRTVVFHGETFEPKLHFEAFIKQTLDARLVGYAPVPFNPRYHGSSNHPLRKKLWIFLRYTPEYYPFPGKSILAFFFFIAVFSVLTIVLSWKSTLIFHAAMQTILLILILIFVWGIYGKLTRTEPYRVIDKTSGLNDGSSV
- a CDS encoding gamma-glutamyl carboxylase — protein: MKQITSQLFRPVDITFLIVLRVAFGLIMMWEVERYFEKDWIREHYIEPVFHFTYEGFHWVKPWPGDGMILHFYVLAFLGLLLVIGLFYRVAAVFMFLAFTYVFLLEVAYYLNHFYLVVLISFLLIFLPAHKAWSVDALLWKKCKTDMIPAWPLWLLRFQIGLVYVYGALAKMNYDWLILAQPMHSWLGEKTDFPIIGRYFHAHWVAYFMSWSGMLIDLFAPFLLSVRITRPFMYAVILAFHFMNDRLFFIGIFPWFMVLYSTVFFPADWPKRLVHELRYGTKARHLLLIAGGVLLALVHLYFHRSFEIVPFLVAFAAGMILAWTVVEAFLYRPAPAEVAHTPAPVVHPLLKPVIVLLLAVWVVFQSAFPLRHYFIPGDASWTEEGHRFAWRMMLRMKYGRIKFFAYDPETESSFELNQYLTPRQADKMSTRPHMIHQYAKFLKEDLKKRDIEAMGMRKEHIHRYQIRVEAFSNLNCRVFMRLIDPQADLSKVTYSDFRHNWWVLLQDEALRQYKPEKHCGLKQEESE
- a CDS encoding fatty acid desaturase produces the protein MKSAIHQWTEVWSGRDAVRELAKLSPLRSMAAIALEWALLTGAIALHRQFPHPVVYAFAFVLIGTRMYALYSLMHDGMHYLLLKNKFFNDLCTRLFLAWPLFLSLSRTREAHLRHHLHLKTADDPEMAHLQYDEFKFPKTRRQWLAIWMMDLTGINFLRYFIAKKIRAARKVLSGRSVPGIMPKPVSYHQALKLVYYTVLAAVLMWTNTFMAFVLYWLLPYMTLYQLLNRIRLSTEHFHIASEEVYQTRTVKSGWIERALIFPHNINYHAEHHLFPYVPFYRLPALHRLLQQHSAVSRRIYVTGGIKGLLQDLNVSAKK